One region of Epilithonimonas zeae genomic DNA includes:
- a CDS encoding glycosyl hydrolase family 95 catalytic domain-containing protein: protein MNFKFSILTFCLFLSGFSFAQKGGKNKLWYDKPAKQWVEALPVGNGRLASMVFGGPSQEKLQLNEGTFWSGGPSRNDNPDGSKVLDSIRYYLFNGNYKRAQILADKGLTAKSLHGSAYQNIGDFTLDFSNVNDVKNYYRELDIEKAITTTTFISSGINFKREVFASIPDNVIVIKLSSDKKNALNFTTNFNSELKKNIVAIDSKTLQMDGLSSTLDGIQGQVKFNAIAKIINKGGKTAVLSNGISVSNADEVLILISIATNFTDYKTLNTDEVSKSKKYISEAEKKNFKTLFQNHQNAYQTYFKRVDFDLGTSEAAKQPTDIRIKNFATHYDPELISLYYQFGRYLLISSSQPGGQPANLQGIWNNSNKPAWDSKYTININTEMNYWPAEKTNLSEMHEPLIRMVKDLNESGKETAKTMYKSRGWVAHHNTDIWRITGVVDFANAGMWPMGGAWLSQHLWEKYLYNGDKNYLQSIYPILKSAAQFYEDFLIEEPTHHWLVVSPSMSPENIPDGHQGSALAAGNTMDNQLMFDLFTKTKKAAEILNIDSDKIPVWNNIISKLPPMKIGRYGQLQEWAEDWDNPKDNHRHVSHLYGLFPSNQINPFTTPELLDASKTVLLHRGDVSTGWSMGWKVNLWAKLLDGNHANKLIKDQLTLVEKDGWGSKGGTYPNLFDAHPPFQIDGNFGCTSGITEMLLQTQNGFIDILPALPDEWKNGKIAGLKTYGGFEVNIVWENNKAKEITIKSNLGGNCRIRIPNEMELKGNVKLKKAEGNNPNPFFETPEIKQPMISSEAKLNPIEIKKSVMYDFPTEAGKTYKLKMKS from the coding sequence ATGAACTTCAAGTTTTCCATATTAACCTTCTGTCTTTTCCTAAGCGGATTTTCCTTTGCTCAAAAAGGAGGAAAGAACAAGCTTTGGTACGACAAACCCGCCAAACAGTGGGTAGAAGCGTTACCGGTTGGAAACGGAAGATTAGCATCGATGGTTTTTGGCGGCCCTTCTCAGGAAAAACTTCAGCTGAACGAAGGTACTTTTTGGTCGGGCGGACCTTCCCGGAATGATAATCCTGATGGATCAAAAGTGTTGGATTCTATCCGGTATTATTTATTTAACGGAAATTACAAAAGAGCTCAGATTCTTGCGGATAAAGGATTGACAGCGAAAAGCCTTCACGGTTCGGCCTATCAGAATATTGGTGATTTTACGCTTGATTTTAGTAATGTTAATGATGTTAAAAATTATTACAGGGAATTAGACATCGAAAAAGCAATCACAACTACGACATTTATTTCCAGCGGAATTAATTTCAAAAGGGAAGTGTTCGCTTCAATTCCTGATAATGTTATTGTAATTAAATTAAGTTCGGACAAAAAAAATGCACTGAATTTCACAACCAATTTCAACAGCGAACTTAAGAAAAACATCGTAGCCATTGATTCTAAAACCTTGCAAATGGACGGATTGTCTTCAACTTTGGATGGAATTCAGGGTCAGGTTAAATTCAATGCCATCGCAAAAATTATCAACAAAGGTGGAAAAACGGCAGTTTTGAGTAATGGAATTTCGGTAAGCAATGCTGATGAAGTACTGATTCTAATTTCCATAGCGACCAATTTCACAGATTACAAAACTTTAAACACAGACGAAGTTTCAAAAAGTAAAAAATATATTTCCGAAGCAGAAAAGAAAAATTTCAAAACCTTATTCCAAAATCATCAGAATGCTTATCAGACGTATTTCAAAAGAGTCGATTTCGACTTAGGAACTTCCGAAGCAGCAAAACAACCAACCGACATTCGGATTAAAAATTTCGCAACCCATTACGACCCGGAATTGATTTCGTTATATTATCAGTTTGGTCGCTATCTCCTGATTTCGTCCTCACAGCCGGGCGGTCAGCCAGCCAATCTCCAGGGAATCTGGAACAATTCCAACAAACCCGCCTGGGACAGCAAATACACCATCAACATCAACACGGAAATGAATTACTGGCCTGCCGAAAAGACCAATCTTTCCGAGATGCACGAACCGCTGATTCGGATGGTAAAAGACTTAAACGAATCCGGAAAAGAAACGGCAAAAACGATGTACAAAAGCCGCGGTTGGGTCGCACATCACAATACGGATATCTGGAGAATCACAGGCGTTGTAGATTTTGCCAACGCAGGAATGTGGCCGATGGGCGGAGCCTGGCTTTCCCAGCATCTTTGGGAAAAATATTTGTACAATGGCGATAAAAATTATCTTCAATCCATTTATCCAATTCTAAAATCCGCTGCTCAATTCTATGAAGATTTTCTGATAGAAGAACCGACGCATCATTGGCTTGTTGTGAGTCCTTCAATGTCTCCCGAGAATATTCCGGACGGACATCAGGGAAGTGCTTTGGCAGCAGGAAATACGATGGATAATCAGCTGATGTTTGACCTTTTTACGAAGACAAAAAAAGCGGCAGAAATTCTTAATATAGACTCAGATAAAATCCCGGTTTGGAACAATATCATTTCAAAATTACCACCGATGAAAATCGGAAGGTATGGTCAATTGCAGGAATGGGCAGAAGACTGGGACAATCCGAAAGATAATCACAGGCACGTTTCGCATCTCTACGGATTGTTTCCATCCAACCAAATCAATCCTTTTACGACACCTGAATTGTTGGATGCCTCCAAAACCGTTTTACTTCATCGTGGCGACGTTTCCACAGGCTGGAGTATGGGCTGGAAAGTCAATCTCTGGGCAAAATTATTAGACGGAAATCACGCCAATAAATTAATCAAAGACCAATTAACGCTGGTAGAAAAAGACGGCTGGGGCAGCAAAGGCGGAACTTATCCGAATCTTTTCGACGCACATCCGCCGTTCCAGATAGATGGAAATTTTGGTTGCACTTCAGGAATTACCGAAATGCTTTTGCAAACTCAAAATGGTTTCATCGACATTCTTCCCGCACTTCCAGACGAGTGGAAAAACGGAAAAATTGCAGGCCTGAAAACCTACGGCGGTTTTGAAGTCAACATTGTTTGGGAAAATAATAAAGCGAAGGAAATCACTATAAAATCAAATTTAGGCGGAAACTGCAGAATAAGAATTCCGAACGAAATGGAATTAAAAGGAAATGTAAAATTGAAAAAAGCAGAAGGCAATAACCCGAATCCTTTTTTTGAAACCCCTGAAATTAAGCAACCAATGATTTCCAGTGAAGCTAAATTAAATCCTATAGAAATAAAAAAATCGGTAATGTACGATTTCCCGACTGAAGCAGGAAAAACATACAAACTGAAAATGAAAAGCTGA
- a CDS encoding glycoside hydrolase family 43 protein yields the protein MKKITMKSNFLKNKTSIFAAAALLSVSNISAQTFTDFQYKGNDKIYNDNPLKSDEFYSPILQGCYPDPSITKKGEDYYLVNSSFSMFPGVPIFTSKDLVNWKQVGHVLDRPSQLKVEKGGVSQGIYAPDIKYNKYNDTFYMITTQIAGGVGNMVVKTKDPAKGWSEVQKLNFDGIDPAIFFDDDGKAYIVHNDAPPKGTEQYQGHRVIKMWDYDLEKDQVVAGSDRIIVNGGVDLSQKPIWIEGPHLYKYKGKYYLMCAEGGTGGNHSEVIFMADSPKGPFVPAKNNPILTQRYFPRDRKEKVDWAGHADLVEGPNGQWYGVFLAIRPNEKGRVNHGRETFILPVDWSGTYPVFQNGLVPMKPKLKMPQGVQNQTGQNGFFPNGNFTYNDKLTDKNLDFRWIAMRGPRENFITTTKTGVKVNPMETNIKALAPISSLFHRLQHEDFETSVTLDYKPKSEKELAGITLYQSETFNYVFGITKKDKDFYIVLERTEKGSSKLIASEKISLGKTIRFQAVGEKDNISFNYSVDGKNFKNLGGPVSGDILSTDVAGGFTGSLIGLYSTSSNDIVPK from the coding sequence ATGAAAAAGATAACAATGAAATCCAATTTCCTAAAAAACAAGACCAGCATTTTTGCAGCAGCAGCTCTACTTTCTGTAAGCAATATTTCTGCCCAGACATTTACCGATTTTCAATATAAAGGAAACGACAAAATATACAACGACAATCCTTTGAAATCAGACGAATTCTATTCCCCGATTCTTCAGGGCTGTTATCCCGACCCGAGTATCACCAAAAAAGGCGAAGATTATTACTTGGTTAATTCTTCTTTCTCAATGTTTCCAGGAGTTCCGATTTTCACTTCTAAAGATTTGGTAAATTGGAAACAGGTTGGGCACGTTCTCGACAGGCCTTCCCAGTTGAAAGTTGAAAAAGGCGGCGTTTCTCAGGGAATTTACGCGCCGGATATCAAATACAACAAGTACAATGATACCTTTTATATGATTACTACCCAAATCGCGGGCGGAGTCGGCAATATGGTCGTAAAAACCAAAGATCCGGCAAAAGGCTGGAGCGAAGTCCAGAAACTGAATTTCGACGGAATCGATCCTGCCATTTTCTTTGATGATGACGGAAAAGCTTACATCGTTCACAACGACGCTCCACCAAAAGGAACCGAGCAGTATCAAGGTCACCGCGTCATCAAAATGTGGGACTACGATTTGGAAAAAGACCAGGTGGTTGCAGGTTCAGACAGAATTATTGTAAACGGTGGCGTTGACCTTTCTCAAAAGCCAATTTGGATTGAAGGCCCGCATTTGTACAAGTATAAAGGAAAATATTACCTGATGTGTGCGGAAGGCGGAACCGGAGGCAACCACAGCGAAGTTATTTTTATGGCAGATTCTCCGAAAGGACCATTTGTTCCCGCTAAAAACAACCCAATTCTCACCCAAAGATATTTTCCGAGAGACAGAAAGGAAAAAGTAGATTGGGCAGGTCACGCCGATTTGGTGGAAGGCCCGAACGGACAATGGTACGGCGTATTTTTAGCCATTCGTCCCAACGAAAAAGGACGTGTAAATCACGGTAGAGAAACCTTCATTCTTCCGGTGGATTGGAGCGGAACTTATCCTGTGTTTCAAAATGGCTTGGTTCCGATGAAGCCGAAATTGAAAATGCCGCAAGGTGTTCAGAACCAAACCGGACAAAACGGATTCTTCCCGAACGGAAATTTCACGTATAATGATAAACTGACCGATAAAAACCTCGATTTCCGTTGGATTGCAATGCGTGGGCCGCGTGAAAACTTCATTACGACTACAAAAACGGGTGTTAAAGTGAACCCGATGGAGACAAATATCAAAGCGTTGGCTCCGATTTCATCTTTGTTCCACAGATTGCAGCACGAAGATTTTGAAACTTCCGTAACGTTGGATTATAAACCGAAATCTGAAAAAGAATTGGCTGGAATTACACTCTACCAAAGCGAAACATTCAATTACGTTTTTGGAATTACCAAAAAAGACAAAGATTTCTACATTGTTTTGGAAAGAACCGAAAAAGGAAGTTCAAAACTCATTGCCAGCGAGAAAATTTCATTAGGTAAGACTATCAGATTCCAG